Within Spinacia oleracea cultivar Varoflay chromosome 4, BTI_SOV_V1, whole genome shotgun sequence, the genomic segment CGCCGGCCACCAGGATCCCGCTGCTAAACACCACAATCGACTTCGCTGTTCtcctcctccaccaccaccaccactgtcGTCGCTTCTTCTGTTACAAATCATCAACAATTAGGGTTCCGAAAATCAAAATcgaaaaaattgaagaatttcaGAGGAGATAGAAAAGAGAAATCCAGATGAAGGAGAGAGATGAGGAATTACCTCAACAAGCCACCACCATTATCTGTTCCGTCGGCTTCTTAGCCATCTCCGACGGCGATTTGGGCAGGCAAGGATtcgagaagagagagaaaggcagAGTTTCTGAGGAGTGAGAAATGAATTAGGGTGAAAATGAAATGAGATGAAATGATAAATACGcatatatattttcattaaaaaagcTAAATGTATGCTTACGTCAGCAAATTACGTGGCAGACTAAGTGCCATTAAGGCGGTCTTACGAAaagaccgccttatacaaaagtttgtatttatatatataaaggtACTCCCTcggtctctttttgttttttacgttttccttttttggtgtttcaaaatgttctttacatttccttttatattatcacataaatgatttaatattctatcaaaaaatttacccaattattatattaaccaattaaatcaatttagtcatttaatctctcacacttttccataaagatattaactttttctcatttcccctctatcagaattttgataagagtgaaagcattataaataaacgtaattttcctcgtttacatgaaaaacttagaagaatctcaatgcacattaattagtcgttaaaacgcgtgcaaaataccaaacgtaaaaaacaaaaagagacggagagagtaacttttaagtattttaagttAAACTTTGGTGTACaacatttattgtacaccacttgtaaataagaatttttgcaaataaatttattttatatccAAATAACTTTTATCCAGATTTTGATAACTTTATcttgttttgattaacttttatattattaaaaataattgaGGATAAAAGTTTTAAAGGATTAAAGGGTTAACTTTATGCATTATTAtagattttgaaaaaatatcaCTAAACAAATAGGTAACTTTTACATTATAATCTGGTAACTTTCAAGCACTTTAAATCAAATTTTAGGTCATGTTCCTTtggttttaatttaaatttcactCCGTTCGGTTCAGTCCAGCTCCATTCAGtttcattcagttcagttcaaaagaACGACATTGTGTGCATTTTCGTCTTTAATGatgttattttattattatttttattactataatgttaaatattattattaattatattataatGTGCATCTTTAATaattattactattactattactattgttatattattattgttattattattataattatttattactagAATGTAAATTACAGGGAGTTATGGGATGTTATTGTGGAATAATATGttctttaatttcttttaaAGAGGAATTGCACATAAAAAGAGGATTAAGAGTTAAAAGTTGGAAAAATgacattattatttattatttatttgatcgTCTGAAGCACATTTACTCTATTCCCTACAGTGGATAAAAAGACCTATAAAAGTTTCACCAGCAGACACATTTACAGcttaaaaagaaagaactaagAAATCTACATTCGTTACGGAATTAATTATGCATCAAGTTTCAGACTAAGTTTCAGCAACCAGCTTACCAGATGTACAATTCAACAGAGCAAAAGACATGTACAAGCTCCCTACATATTTACTGCTAAAACAAAATTcttataaaaatacaaaaattctCTAGCCGAAAACATAAATCTCTGACTCAACAATGTATACCTAAACAGTAAACACCAATGGGTTACTATAACAATAGCTAACTATTTGGAAGCAATAACAATGCAGATGGGATCAAGTCTTTCAGCTTTACTTCCAAGTTGGAAAGTGTATGTCCTAGAATCTCTGGCTTTCTTGATTCAGCAGCAATTCTTGATTCAGCAGCAGATTCACGACATTCTAGTAGCTGGATATGGCTTCGCAAATACTTGCTGAGGCCAGCCTCGGCTACATTAATCAGGCAAAGAGAAGGATTTGTGTGCATAAATTTAGTAACAAGAAATCCAGCTAGAACTTGCTGATTTGCCTTCACCAATTCTGACACAAAACAAGGAAACAGAATTTGTACAAAAGTAAGGCAGAACCCTTCAATCTCATCATCTATCATCAGATTCTGATTTGACTTTGATACAAGGGTGTTCTGAGATTGACGTGAAAATTCACCCACCAAGTAACATATGTAAGAGAATGTAGCCCCATGTGCTGGTTTAGAGATTATAGTGGAAATAATCCCAGAAGATAAAACAAGAATTAACAAGTTCTTATCACTGTTCTCTGGGATACCTTCCAGTTTAAGCTTGTTTTCAATTGCATCTAAGCAGCGCAAATGTATTGTTCCATATGGAAGCAATAACACTGTTTTTAGGGCCATGAAGCAATCAGAATCAATTAACATATTACTCAGATTGCTCGCATCATCTTCATTGATCAAGACCATTTCAGGTCTTTCCAAAGATTGATCAATTAATTTCACCACCTCATCAAATCGGGACAGCATAATGAGTTTCCTTAGAATTTCCATCCAACATGCGTGCAAAGGATGTATAGAGACAGAGGATTCAGTTTTTTCTTCCTGAATGGGTTCTTCGTCAAGAAAGCTTTCCCTTTCCCAGCCCTCATCACCCCAATCATTCCAGTTATTGTCTGCATCAGTTACTCCTGACACTTCTGCAGAagcttcttttgttttctccaCCAGAAAGAGGGTTTCCCACTCCCCCAAAATGGCTAAAAGAGCCTCAAAATGTGCATGTGTATCCACAGTTTCACACAAATTTTCAAAGCAAGAAACTGCAGAATCGACTGTCAAGAGATCATCAGCGCTTATTTCCATATGTGAAGAAATTGATCCTGCAAGCTCAGTTGTTTTCAAGGCAACCAGGGAATTCTTAAACCTGTTAGGTCCTTCTGATTGGTTCGGAAGTGCCTGCTCTTCTGTAAGTTCAGTATTCTTACTTGAGGAACTCCATTCATTCCATTCTTCCCAAGGAAGGATACTGCCTTCCTGCTCTCTTGATACCTTACCTTTTCTACCCAAAATGAATTGCAATACCTCCAAGACATATACTCGAATATGACTTGGCAGTTGCAAATTATCAGAGAACTTGGCTATCCTTTCCCAAACTGCAGTGCGAACCCCATTCAGAACTTCCAGGTCACCTTCCAATCTACTTACAGAAGATAGCAAGTTGTGCAAACTATGTCGTTGACTATCGTCGTGAACTAAGTTTGACAAAATACTTTCTAGTATGTTAAGGTATAAGTTACACACGTGAAGGTAATAACTATTCCCACCCTTGGTATCGGAGCTCATACCCTGGTCAATTGAGCAGCATTCCGAAAGAGCTTCAGAAAATACAGCCTCCACAGAGCCAAACTCACAGCCAGATAAAATCATGGCTCTACAGAAAGAAAAATATCCCGCAGGACTAGTTGACAGGCTGCAATTGACAAAGAAATATACAGTTCCCCATCCCTGACTTGGTGTAACTTTTCCCTCCACCACTAATCTCATGAAAACTTTGAGGCATATCATTAAAGAAACTGCAGTTAACTTCTCATCTGAACTTTCAGCCATTTCCACCATATCAGCATTCAATTTCATCCAGAAGTTCAGAAGCACAATAAGGCAATCCTTCAAAGATACATCAGTGTGCACACTCTCTCTGACAAAATGCAAAGGGACAACTCCACTGCAGTACTGCTTCATGATGACCAAAGCAGACTGGTGTTCCAAGATTCTAATGTGCTTTCTGCACGCATCATAGGTCTgctcaaagtcatttagcaagcTCTGCAGGCTATCGGGATTTTCAAGATGAATCTTTTTAGCTCTGTACTCCAAACTCTCTAACAAAGTTACAACATGATGTTTATACACATCTCGCCATGATACAATATCCTTAGGGTTTACACTAGCAACGGTACTATGAAGCGTTTGCACCATTTTTGCCAATGCTTCCACGGTAAATTCATTGACATGACGGAGAACTTCATCATTGAAATGAGCAGAGTTCAGTCTGCCTAAATTAATGTCTACAATGTTTTTGAAGTTCAGGTCTGTTATGAAGGAGACATTATAGCATTCCTGTTCATGGACCTGGTAAAAATGCCCCAATGTTACAGATGAATCTCCCAAATCTTGGATTTCTGAGGGGTGCAAACCTTTTGTTTCCACCAAATGCAGGTAACAGTCTGAAAGTTGCGCAAAAAGATAAGCAAGACGAGCCTTGTTGCACCCGTCAATCACAGGATACACGATAGAAGTTATGACATCAATAGTTTTTGTAGCAGAATCCAGGATCTCTCCCTTAAAATCTGATATTTCAGCATCGATTTCCTCATTGCTCCAAACCTCCGAAACTAAGGCACAAGCAAGAAACTTTAACAAGACCTGGAGAAGAACAGATAACACTATTAATGACATCTTAGGCAGAACATTAGAGATGCATGAACATCTGTGTGCCCGGGTGTCAACAACTGAAGAAACAACAACTGAAGAAATGAGTCACGCGGAGAGATACGTCAGCTTTTACCTCTGTGCGATTCAAGCTATAGGTGTCTGCTAATTTCAACACCTCTCTCAAGATAGGTTTCTTTTGCAATTTCACCGAGTCAATAAAGGACATGATAGCATTGTTCATGTACTGCAAATCCCCTGATAAAAAGCGTGCAGTTTCTACACCAGGGATTAGTTCCTCCAACACCCGTGTACGATCTGCCATCCGCTTTTGCTCTTCCAGTTTCAGTTTCCAGCCTCTCCAAAATGTGGCCTGTACTTTTTCGACTTTATCCAGTTCTTCTAAAAATAGACAAAATATCACTTAGATTATTACAAACCTAAAAAGTACAATTGTATCGAACCAGTCTCCATGCAATTAAATATAAACTAAAAAGTGTTAGTTACCTGAACTAATCTTCTCCTGGAACTTTCTCCATAACAGCTCTCTCCTCTGAAATGGATCTTTGCACGTCGCTCCAGAGTTGTGCAACAAGCTATATACCATCCCCACATTCATAATGCTACAAATCTCCTGGTAGTCCTCCCTTGTTTTTAACTGCTGTTCAATAACTTCTACACCATGAAAAGCATCAGTGAGGTTTAGAAGGAACGAGCAACCCACGACATCATCCTCCTCCGTAACTGGTGGTTCCATAATGAATTTAGCCATAGAGGAAATCAGATCATCCCTAGGAGCAAATCCATTCCTAGCTAACCAGGACAAAATAGTTATTACAGCTTGGGTTCTTACTGAAACATATTGCTTTCCAGGCACCGAAATGGGATAGTAATTTTTTACCGGTTCTGATTCACAGCTTAATTGAACCAACCATGGAAGCTGCAAATTAGCAAAAGATAGAACTTTCCGGTTCTCCCTTAAGACGTCATCCCAACTAGTCCCATCTGCCACAGGAAGAGGTTTCGCAACCTGATAAATTATCACCTTAATTTTACTCAAATAAGTGTCTTCATCCTCGGAAAAGTCACCAACAATTCCAGATTGAGCAGTGACACCAGGAGCCGAAATAATAGAGGAACCTTTGACAACAAAGTCAGGTGTACCTGTTTGCATCATTAGTGATTCAAATTGAGCTTGCATGTCAAGATCTTTCCAGGCATTTAGCAGGTCACCAATGGATTCATCATCACAATGGCACAAAGCAAAGCCTAGAAGCTGTTTACGAGAGCCTAAATCTATGTTCTCAATTGCAGGACCCCTAGCTATCGCTGCGCAAAGATCCCAAATAAAACCATGGCCTTTTCTAGCCAAAATAAGGCATAGATCAAAAGCCAACTGCAGATCACCAGCAACAGCAGCTTCACGTGCTATAGCTTCTTGAACAGCTAATATATTTTCCTGAGAACCTAACCCAAGAAGCTTGGCAACTTCAATTATTTCATCAACATTTATATACGCTCCAGCCTGGCTAGTAATAGCCATCTTGACAATTTCCATAGGATCCTTTATTTGCTTATACTGCATGGGTAAAACATTAACACCAAGGTTGGGTAGTTTGACTGTTAATGCCTCAATGACATCGGCCTCCAATCTAACAGTTGGgctggtaggaaagagatcaagACAGTCCCTGGCCTTCCAGATCTGAATCAAATTGAGGTAATATGATATTATGATGAATGGATTTTAAAGTTAGCAATTTGTTTATATTAATAAGGTGAAATGTTAATAAAAACACAGGACTGGAGGAATGTTATCAAAGTTAAGCTTTGCATCACACAATCACTCAACCATTTCTTGGTAAATATTAGTTAGACTAAAAGATGATGAGTGCACAAGAACATATAGCAACTAAAAGTGTACAATAGTAAAGACAAAGAGCCTCCTGTAGGTCCCATTTGTTGGGGAGGTGGGGGGTCAGAAGTTGTATTCACTGGAATTGCTCTGTGGGCATTCAAGTGCCCACGAAAGCTGATGCCTGTCAAACCATGATTAGTTGGTGGAACAGCAACCTAATTTAGACAGATCACAGACCAGACTGGAGAAGGTATGTCCTGTTAAGTTAGACTGGTTGACTGGCTGCACCATCCCAAAAACACAATACATTATCTCCAGTGCTTTAAAGATAAGAACAGACTGAAATGTCCTGGGTCCACTAAAGCAAGGTCCAATGGTTTCCTGGGAGTGGCATATGCTGTATATCCCTAAACACAACATCATATGTTAGCAAGGTCCTGAAATGTCCTGGGTCCACTAAAGCAAGGTCCAATGGTTTCCTGGGAGTGGCATATGCTGTATATCCCTAAACACAACATCATATGTTAGCAGTtaaaacatactccctccgtcccaaaattattgtcctgttttctaaatcgggcgtcccaaaattatagtcctgtttctaattttagctactaaggtccccactttctcatgtactatattaattaaaaatgaattgaaaaccccacccatgtactatatttcactttcctatgtactatattctctttcacatgtactttattccacttttccacaCAACTCAATCATTATTTGTACTTTActccactttttcatgtactatattccacttttcttaaaatccgtgtttttggtcaaacaggacgataattatgggacggagggagtatcagaCAACACTATGGATGGTGCTGCAATACTGCATGCCTTCTATGTGTAATAATTCATCTTACCTTCAATTAGAGCCGGAAATGTGCTACTCTTGTTTACAGGTGGTGCAGGTCAAGAGAAGGGACCAATCAATTTAAAGAAAGTGGAAGAAGCTTACAGAAGACAAAGGACGAACATATTCAGCATATGGCTGTTCTTGATCTTCTGGTGTACCACAGACAGGGAGCAACGGAACCTTACTTTTTGGAAGCATAAATATTGTTTCCTGGTGTACTTGTTACTATGTTTTAATGCCGACTTTAGAGAGAGTTCAATGTGTGATTACCAAGAAAGAAAATTCGGAAAGGCAAGGAGGGGTTCTGGTTAACTTGAATAGGTCGTGGTTTGTAAATCTAGGGCCCCCAAGTGAAGCCCTTCCTAAACGTAGCTGCTTCCTTTCAGATTAATGTTCTTTTGAGGTAGTGTGGGTTGATGTACTGCTATGTATCTGATCAACCAAAATGCTGGGACAAAAGGTACGAGGAAAAACAAAGCCATTGTTTTCTTCTCATTTTCCTTTAAGTGGGGAACGGGAGTTGCTTCTCAAAAGTATGACGCCTCATGGCACTCATTTGGAAACAAGCAGAAGTATGACGAGAAAGCTAATAAAAAAACCAAGAACAAGATATATTCAAAAGCACGAAACTTGCCTCGGGGGAAGATAGACTTGATGCTGAGAAAAAATATTCCCTTGCTGTTTGGATCACAAGGCTTTCTGCCTTGTCAGTTGGCAAACTGATTGTTCCTGTACCCCTTAAATAGTTCCTTGCAAGAGAGAATCTCCCAGCTTTGAGCAGTCCTCTGCAAAATTCCATCAACATATACTCCAAATCTATAAATGGAAAGGCTTTTTCCTGCAAACACTGCAAGTCACGCCACATACTAGCCCAATCGTTGTCCGATCGAGCAGGTTGACGTCTTGCGAATTTCGAGAGGATAAGACGGAGAATTTGTTTTACAGCCTTATCATCATTCTGAGCCTCGTGAAAAAAACTCACTGGCTTTGGAACCTGTAGTACAAAATACAAGGGAGTCGAAAATGAATCAACTTGCGAGAGTACTTCACTGGCTTCGCTTCCCATGATACTTTCCATCCTTTTCCTTCtactccatttcaaaattcaaacacatGTAAAATGTAAACAATAACCTATTTGAAATGCTCAAAACACAGAAAATATAGAATCtttggaaagaaaattaatCACTTTGTTTTTTTATTAGAATTAATCACTTTGTGAGTGGCTAAAATTCAGCTTACTCTCCTTTATATGAAATTTCACCAGCTGATGGTATTCATACTGGCTGTTGTGCAGTAAGAAATCTTAACTTAAAACCATACAATCAAACCAGCAAATAGCAGAaatgcaaaaaagaaaaattgcCATTAAGATATATCACATGTATCTAGTTGTAGACCGGTAAAAATACTCAAAGACAGAGATTTAGAACCGATGGGAAAAGCTCAAAACAATCTACCATTTATTCTTGCACTCTCTTCTGAATCCAAATTGGCATTCAAATATCCATCAGAATCATAAAGCATGAGAAAATAGCTATGGAATTTCTTCTACGCTTAGAGTTAAGCTTCAAACAATTTAGAAAAATCATTGAGCATGAGATGATAAAATACAAACCTGATAAAGAGCCAGGAGTCGGCCTGCTTCAATATGGCCCTCTACTGATTTGAGTCTTTTCTCTATGCCCTCGGAACGAATGTCACTACCTGCATGTCCATATACGTCGCATAATCTCAGCAACAAAATCATTTATTGGCACTCCAGATTTCTTTTATCAAAAGTGAAGATGTTAGTTTTTTAATTTGTATATATAACAAATATCATAGACAGCTGATACATTCCTATGTTAAGTAAAAAGAAATGTGGCACTGATGACAAAAGAAAATGGCATGCTTGTTGAGACGCAAATTTCAGACACAATAAACAAatcacaaacaaaaaaatcccaaaatctACTCCATTGGGGATTCATTTTTCATAAACTATAGAAATCATAATTGATAGTTCCAAATTCATGAATAATGTGCATCATTATCTATCCAGAAACTAGTAGCCTTTATTTCTCATATGGAGGCAGGTTGCAGTAGGATAAGCCTCACCTCTTGCATTTGGAAACTTCGATAGAATAGATGCCATAGTATTCCACTTATCCATAGCATTGCACAAGTATATGCACTGCAAAGCACACTCCGCTGCTTCCATTTCATCCACAAAAAATCCACTTTGTACATCCCGAGACCATTCTTCAATGGCCACagagcaaaattcaattttctGCGCAGCATTCTCCTTCAACCACCGAACCAAAAATGAACCCCTCTGATCTTCTCCTCCCAAGTCAAGCTTATTCTTCATGAATGGGATTGCACGAAAACGTAACCTTTCAACAATATTTTCTTCTTTCACACCCTTAAGTATGGTCTTGAACTTCTCATAGTCAGACATATGCTCCCATTCAATAAGACTGATAGGACAATGCATCTCATCATCATTTCCTTCAGAATAAACAAGCTGTTGCAAGTACCTAATATCGTCAAGAAACTGCTGTAACTCATACATGCCCCTACGACAACCGTAGTCAACTAAGCAGATACTGTTATCTAACTGTCCACTTAAGTTATCGATTTCTTGGGCCCTTTCCTTGTACCAAATCAATATCTCATTAGTCAATGGCCACGAAATCCCAAACAGCTGCTTGATAATAGGTTCAGTTCTGACAAGCACAGATCTTTCATCATTTTCAGGTAACCGTCTGATGTATTCCAGCATATCTTCACATTCAACCCAATCTTTCTCTCGAAGAGCAGTAACTGAAGGAGGAGACCTTCCAGGAAGGAGTTGACTGAAAGTCTGGACTTGGATTGTTTCAGGTATAGCACCCAAAATTTTCAGAATAAAAGGCGAGCATGAGAAAGGATGTCGTTTGAACAGAAGGTTCAAAGCTCCAATTTTTCCATTCTCAGCAAGCTTCACAGCTGCCTCATCAATCAGCATTTTGCGGAATTTGCTGTATTCCTGCAAAGAAAACCTGTGCAACACTATGTCATTAAGCAACGGGTCAGTGGTACCTTTAAGCAACGAAATACCAAGCTATATGGTATCCTAACTTGATGGTAGCACTTCAGTAAACTAAAAAGCAGAAAACAATTATAATTTGCACAAATAGAAAAGACATAGAAGTTAATATCACCATTCATCTCTAAACAAGTTTCCACTGTAAATTTACTCATGAAAGATACTTCGGTTAAATTTTCTCAGAGTTAGTACAGTAGTACTGCCTTTGATTCAAAGTAATATCACATATTCAAATTTTTTATCAACTTCGACATTTAAATTTGTTTAATATTATGTAATCTTTTTATAAGACCTTCTTTTCATAATTTTTACAAACACGTAGTTCATAAAATTATATGGACATATATTGttggaaaatttgtcaaaactACCTTGTATAAACAAGTTCTTATAAACAAATGCTGCAAGAAACTACCTTCTAAAGCAAAAATTTTGGGTCAAAATAGAGGGAAAAGGAAGGGGAAAGggcaaaaaagcaaaaaactCAACTCCAATAAAGGGGTCAACAGCCGTTATCCGGCCAAAGGTAGCCTCTTACAACATTTTGCTTTAAAAGGTAGTTTTTTACaacctttctttcttttttctttaaaGGTAGTTTTTCACAAAAACGTGTCTTTTAAGGTAGTTCTGGCAAATTTTCCTAGATTGTCAGAAAATTTCATGGTCAAACACCACCTTAAGTTAAAACTCATAAGTGTCTAATACTTTGAAAAAAGGGAGCAATCAATGTGGCCAAAGAAGGGGCCATATTTAACACAAAAACttcaaggtttgcaccagagTTACACAGGagacatttttttatttaacttttttAAGATACATAGGAAACAAATTTAACTGATTGTTTCTCTTCTTAATTTGTTACGGAATATCTCTTTCCTTTCCTTTATATTTCTTCAATTCCCAACAGAAAA encodes:
- the LOC110793854 gene encoding MAG2-interacting protein 2 isoform X2; the protein is MAKETLSEILYETHHHASGPCFPNYPPQQVIETANLGVLSLLSTRGLTQIKEKWTAYRQPKKLKRLVALFVSPKGERVAVAVGNHITILRKDEDYQQPYGTFASNNTGAFTLGVWSESHDVLGIVDDVDTFYFIKSNGEELLRIERRHLKTTLPIVGLFVPDVTETRGSLLCNFNFLTSDGTLHCIETSQDLSASLSSIRTWSDIKRQFSLNFFGLDHNLEHSLLVLVGGPTNISLTTSSPTVVVSPTGCTLSVWRWSPKSDLLHVSSLQFEGVYSRPKGFRGLIVSPKVLISPHGKFIGTLDLRARLSIFKLNVDSSSLSLFACGETNNNFLEDIVDFTWWSDHVCTVAKKGGATTMFDVISGKKLLDNDPMFSVPVLERTTFFSGKVFVLDIPLLRERQNYADQLDISYIHDIEQYTEGSLNQVETSRLSWRLLSFSEKSVPEMYDVLINSHRYQSALDFADRYKLDKDQVFKFQWLHSAQGSDEVHMFLYNVKDEAFVLRECVEKVGHTEDAVRDLLAYGLNLTNRYKFSAPEYDICEHVWDFRLARLQLLQFRDRLETFLGVNMGRFSLQEYSKFRKMLIDEAAVKLAENGKIGALNLLFKRHPFSCSPFILKILGAIPETIQVQTFSQLLPGRSPPSVTALREKDWVECEDMLEYIRRLPENDERSVLVRTEPIIKQLFGISWPLTNEILIWYKERAQEIDNLSGQLDNSICLVDYGCRRGMYELQQFLDDIRYLQQLVYSEGNDDEMHCPISLIEWEHMSDYEKFKTILKGVKEENIVERLRFRAIPFMKNKLDLGGEDQRGSFLVRWLKENAAQKIEFCSVAIEEWSRDVQSGFFVDEMEAAECALQCIYLCNAMDKWNTMASILSKFPNARGSDIRSEGIEKRLKSVEGHIEAGRLLALYQVPKPVSFFHEAQNDDKAVKQILRLILSKFARRQPARSDNDWASMWRDLQCLQEKAFPFIDLEYMLMEFCRGLLKAGRFSLARNYLRGTGTISLPTDKAESLVIQTAREYFFSASSLSSPEIWKARDCLDLFPTSPTVRLEADVIEALTVKLPNLGVNVLPMQYKQIKDPMEIVKMAITSQAGAYINVDEIIEVAKLLGLGSQENILAVQEAIAREAAVAGDLQLAFDLCLILARKGHGFIWDLCAAIARGPAIENIDLGSRKQLLGFALCHCDDESIGDLLNAWKDLDMQAQFESLMMQTGTPDFVVKGSSIISAPGVTAQSGIVGDFSEDEDTYLSKIKVIIYQVAKPLPVADGTSWDDVLRENRKVLSFANLQLPWLVQLSCESEPVKNYYPISVPGKQYVSVRTQAVITILSWLARNGFAPRDDLISSMAKFIMEPPVTEEDDVVGCSFLLNLTDAFHGVEVIEQQLKTREDYQEICSIMNVGMVYSLLHNSGATCKDPFQRRELLWRKFQEKISSELDKVEKVQATFWRGWKLKLEEQKRMADRTRVLEELIPGVETARFLSGDLQYMNNAIMSFIDSVKLQKKPILREVLKLADTYSLNRTEVLLKFLACALVSEVWSNEEIDAEISDFKGEILDSATKTIDVITSIVYPVIDGCNKARLAYLFAQLSDCYLHLVETKGLHPSEIQDLGDSSVTLGHFYQVHEQECYNVSFITDLNFKNIVDINLGRLNSAHFNDEVLRHVNEFTVEALAKMVQTLHSTVASVNPKDIVSWRDVYKHHVVTLLESLEYRAKKIHLENPDSLQSLLNDFEQTYDACRKHIRILEHQSALVIMKQYCSGVVPLHFVRESVHTDVSLKDCLIVLLNFWMKLNADMVEMAESSDEKLTAVSLMICLKVFMRLVVEGKVTPSQGWGTVYFFVNCSLSTSPAGYFSFCRAMILSGCEFGSVEAVFSEALSECCSIDQGMSSDTKGGNSYYLHVCNLYLNILESILSNLVHDDSQRHSLHNLLSSVSRLEGDLEVLNGVRTAVWERIAKFSDNLQLPSHIRVYVLEVLQFILGRKGKVSREQEGSILPWEEWNEWSSSSKNTELTEEQALPNQSEGPNRFKNSLVALKTTELAGSISSHMEISADDLLTVDSAVSCFENLCETVDTHAHFEALLAILGEWETLFLVEKTKEASAEVSGVTDADNNWNDWGDEGWERESFLDEEPIQEEKTESSVSIHPLHACWMEILRKLIMLSRFDEVVKLIDQSLERPEMVLINEDDASNLSNMLIDSDCFMALKTVLLLPYGTIHLRCLDAIENKLKLEGIPENSDKNLLILVLSSGIISTIISKPAHGATFSYICYLVGEFSRQSQNTLVSKSNQNLMIDDEIEGFCLTFVQILFPCFVSELVKANQQVLAGFLVTKFMHTNPSLCLINVAEAGLSKYLRSHIQLLECRESAAESRIAAESRKPEILGHTLSNLEVKLKDLIPSALLLLPNS